The genomic stretch TTTTGAAGTTGCAGGAGATATGTAAACCGTAAAGTTTTCATTAGGCGCATACGTAGCTCCAAGACCTACTAGCAAATAACCAGGTGCCATAAAGCGTGAAATACGATCATCTACATCCTTGCTTCCTGCCACGCTATACCCATCAGTTAATTGGGTTCTAAAGTTTAGCTCACCGCTCAAACTCCAGTTCTTACTAAGATGTCTATCTACTCGAGATACCAACTCAAATCGGTCGTCTGTCTTATTAAAAACATCTTCCTGAAGGTTCAAACCATAAGCCACGTCCAGGCTATTGGCCCAGCCCCAGTCTCCACCATTGTCATAGTTGGCAAAAACACTGAATATAGCATTACCTGCGACAGAATTCACACCACCCGCTTGCCAATTTTGGTAAGATGATTGCGCAAATTGAAGACCCATATTTCCTCCTACTTTCCAGGCTGTGTCTTGTGCTGCTGTAGCTGAATCCGTTTGCCCGAAAGCGTATCCCCCAGCAAATAGTGTAATTAAAAGAATAGAAATTTTCCTCATAGTAGTGTTGATTAGGTTAATATATTGATTGAAAAAATAAGAATTTACTTTGATTTAAAAGCGGCAATGGCATTTTTGGTAAAGTCAGAAAGCACCATTCTACCACTCAGTTCGGCTCTTTCGATCAGAAGATTGTCCCAATCGTCTGTACCTCTCCAAAACACTTTCTTTAATGATTCCATTGCATCAGGATTGGACTTGCGAAATTGCGCCACAAGCTTTTCTATTGCCTCGTCCATTTCCTCCACTGTGTCAAAAGTGTGATTATACAAACCACGACTTTCTGCCCATTGCGCATCACGCCACTCGTTAGCATTTATCGCCAATTCACTCATTCCGCTAAGGCCAAGCTTGCGCTCTACAGCAGGCCCTACTACAAATGGGCCAATACCCACTGCCAATTCTGAAAGCTTAACAGCGGCATGCTTAGTTGCAAAACAATAATCTACAGAAGAAGCCAGACCTACACCGCCTCCTACAGCTTTTCCTTGCACACGGCCAATAATCAACTTTGGGCATTTGCGCATTGCGTTGATGACATTGGCAAATCCGCTAAAAAATTTCTTTCCGGTATCAAAATCTTCAATAGACGTAAGCTCGTCAAAACTTGCTCCAGCGCAAAAAGCGCGTTCTCCTTCAGACTTTAACAAGATGACTTTTACCTCATCGTTGTTTCCTGCCTCGGTAATGCTTTCCGCCAATTTGGCCAATAACTTTCCAGGAAGAGAATT from Owenweeksia hongkongensis DSM 17368 encodes the following:
- a CDS encoding DUF3078 domain-containing protein is translated as MRKISILLITLFAGGYAFGQTDSATAAQDTAWKVGGNMGLQFAQSSYQNWQAGGVNSVAGNAIFSVFANYDNGGDWGWANSLDVAYGLNLQEDVFNKTDDRFELVSRVDRHLSKNWSLSGELNFRTQLTDGYSVAGSKDVDDRISRFMAPGYLLVGLGATYAPNENFTVYISPATSKMTFVQDQVLADAGSFGVEAADTVNGAYVAGKQFRYEIGGYVNVTYRRELLKNVDMQFKLDLFSNYLDGQYKYIDVNSEFKLFMKVNDFISASVALNLIYDHDILFDTNNDGIMDGPRTQFKEVIGVGFAYNFGYQPK
- a CDS encoding enoyl-CoA hydratase/isomerase family protein, producing MQDPTQQGHVETSIENGLATIQFFHPMSNSLPGKLLAKLAESITEAGNNDEVKVILLKSEGERAFCAGASFDELTSIEDFDTGKKFFSGFANVINAMRKCPKLIIGRVQGKAVGGGVGLASSVDYCFATKHAAVKLSELAVGIGPFVVGPAVERKLGLSGMSELAINANEWRDAQWAESRGLYNHTFDTVEEMDEAIEKLVAQFRKSNPDAMESLKKVFWRGTDDWDNLLIERAELSGRMVLSDFTKNAIAAFKSK